The genomic segment GCACAGCTGGTGTGGAACCAGGCGAAATCTTCGTAGCAGGCTTTTCCCTCTCCCCAGCTACGGCCTCGGCCATTGAGAACGGGTATGTCAGCCTTGTTTCCGAGGCCCAGCCCTACCTGATGGGCTATCTCGGGGTGCTCCAGGTGGTTTTGACCAACAAATACGGCTTCACCGGCCTGGTAGTCGACACCGGCGGTGGGATGATCGACGCTGAGAACATTGCCCAGATTGCCCCGTTGGCGAAGAAGGGTTTGCGTTAATCTGTGGGAAATGGTTCTGCATGCACCCTCTGCAAAGATTGTCTGATCCCCGAGTACTCGGGGATCAGTTCTCCTCTTGAACCTTGTGTGCCGAAGCCCACTCAGCAAGGGCACCATAACTGTGACGGCAAGGGGACTGAATTGGGGCTGATTGTCGCAATGACCAACATCTCCAAGTCCTACGGCGAGATCAAAGCCCTGGACGACGTGAGTTTTGAACTTGGTTCCAACGAAGTTGTCGGTCTTTTGGGAGATAATGGCGCGGGTAAGTCCACCCTGATCAAGATTCTTGCCGGTGTAACCCGGGCGGATGCCGGGACCATGCATATCAACGGATACCACATCGATCCTCGACGACACACCGTGGCCACGGCCCGCAAGCTTGGCATCGAGACGGTCTTTCAGGACAAGTCACTTGGCGAAAAACAGCCTTTGTGGAGAAATTTTTTTGTTGGCAGGCACCTGACCAATAGCTGGGGTTTCATTGACGTGGCGGCCGAGATGCGCATGACCCGGGAAATTCTGGCGAACATTCTGGGGCTTCAGGGCAGCAATCTCCGACCCGAGACCATTGCCGGGACTCTTTCCGGCGGGGAGCGGCAAGGTGTGGCCATCGGCCGGGCCATGCACTTCAATTCCCGGATCGTCGTGCTGGACGAGCCGACCACGGCCCTGTCTTTGCGCGAGGTGGACAATGTCCTGGCCTTTGTCCAGCGCATCAAGCGAGATGGAAAGGCCTGCATCTACATATCGCACAATATCAACCAAGTGCATGCCGTAGCGGATAGGTTTGTGATCGTGGACAAGGGAAAAATTGCTTTGGACCTCCCCAAGGATGGGACGACCTTGGAAGAACTGATCAAGATTATGATCCATATTGCCGACGGCCAAGTCCCGACTTGGCCGGGTGTGCATTCATGAAAGTTTGCAACGTCAACTGCACCATTTTTCTGATCCTGGGAATCATCCTGGGCATCTTCATTCTGCTCAGTCCAGAAACGTTCCTCTCTTCCCGGATCTATTTATCGTATATGTCCATTATTCCCTTTCCGGCCATCGTGGCCCTGGGGGCAACCTTCGTGATCATCAGCGGAGAAATCGACCTCAGCTTCCCCTCCACCATGGCCTTGTCCGGCTTCGTCTTTTCCCTGGTCTTCTCCATTGGGGGGCACCCTCTGCTGGGGTTATTGGCTGCTCTGGTTGTCGGCATATTGATAGGGCTGATCAACGGTCTGATCGTGGTCAAGATCGGGGTGCCTTCAATCATTGCCACCATAGGCACCCAGTTTTTCTGGAGCGGCTTCACCATGGTCATCAGCTCAGGACTGGCCATCAACATCGTGGCCATTCGGGACACATTGACTCACACCGTGTTCGTGGGACGTTTGTTCTGGGGGGTCCCGGCCCAG from the Desulfonatronum thioautotrophicum genome contains:
- a CDS encoding ATP-binding cassette domain-containing protein; this translates as MPKPTQQGHHNCDGKGTELGLIVAMTNISKSYGEIKALDDVSFELGSNEVVGLLGDNGAGKSTLIKILAGVTRADAGTMHINGYHIDPRRHTVATARKLGIETVFQDKSLGEKQPLWRNFFVGRHLTNSWGFIDVAAEMRMTREILANILGLQGSNLRPETIAGTLSGGERQGVAIGRAMHFNSRIVVLDEPTTALSLREVDNVLAFVQRIKRDGKACIYISHNINQVHAVADRFVIVDKGKIALDLPKDGTTLEELIKIMIHIADGQVPTWPGVHS
- a CDS encoding ABC transporter permease, with the translated sequence MKVCNVNCTIFLILGIILGIFILLSPETFLSSRIYLSYMSIIPFPAIVALGATFVIISGEIDLSFPSTMALSGFVFSLVFSIGGHPLLGLLAALVVGILIGLINGLIVVKIGVPSIIATIGTQFFWSGFTMVISSGLAINIVAIRDTLTHTVFVGRLFWGVPAQALWCLGLVAVLWLILNRHVFGANVMFTGDNVQTARAMGINVGKTKIGAFMLLGALTALSGSMVCMEMANWWPTQGEGYLLPVFAAIFVGGTSVFGGTGTIVGTLIGAVIIGMLEAGIVSAGFSGFWTRMAYGVIVVGSVSVYAWMDRSRAKLQP